The Candidatus Thorarchaeota archaeon region AAGTCGACTGGCGGGCAACCCAGCAGTCTTCTTCCGGGTGGCCATCAATGGTGGAGATACCGAGCATCATAGTAAAGACGAGGACGCTTCTTAGCCTGCGAGGGTATACTCTCGACGAGTATCTTGAGTTCGACGACAGATACGAGATGGTGCCAGAGAAGAGAGAGGGCGAGGAAGTCAGCAAACTCGTGGTATGGATATTCAAGGAACCAAGAGTTGTGGGTGTAGCAACCGTCAAGGATGTTGCCCGAGGTATGGAGGAGGCTGGAGCAGCGGAAGGAATGATGGTCGGAGGCAGCAGGTTCACGCCAGCAGCCAAGAAGCAGGCAAAGGCAATGAAGGTGGAGCTTGTCGAAGGCAACTACTCCAGCTTCG contains the following coding sequences:
- a CDS encoding DNA-directed RNA polymerase subunit H; the protein is MVEIPSIIVKTRTLLSLRGYTLDEYLEFDDRYEMVPEKREGEEVSKLVVWIFKEPRVVGVATVKDVARGMEEAGAAEGMMVGGSRFTPAAKKQAKAMKVELVEGNYSSFDLFDHELVPKHVIASEDEVKMVLDHYGIKRPHLPRIMRDDPAAKLLGARPGQVLRIERKSKTAGVAYYYRLVVDGAR